The Amycolatopsis sp. DG1A-15b genome contains the following window.
AGTTTCTTGTCCGCCCACACGACGAAGCGGGCCGTGCGCATCAGCCACGGTCTCGTGCCGGCGGCCCGGGCGAGGGCCCGGAGAGGATTAGCCACGCACGGATCTTGCCAGGCTCACCCCGAACCGCTGCTGGGAGTCGGTCCACCAGTGCTCGAGGGCGAACCCGGCCGCGGCCAGCTCGGCCTCGACGCCGCTCGGGCGGAACTTGGCGGAGATCTCCGTCCGGATGTGCTCCCCGGCGGCGAAGATCACCGTGAGGTCCGCGCCGGGGATCTCGACGGTCAGCTCGCGGCGGGCCCGCAGGCGCATCTCGATCCACTCGTTCTCCGCGTCCCAGTGCGAGACGTGGTCGAACTCGTCGGGGTCGAAGTTCGCACCGAGGCGGGCGTTGATCACCCGCAGCACGTTCTTGTCGAATTCCGCCGTGACGCCGGCCGCGTCGTCGTAGGCGCGTTCGAGGATCCGTGAGTCCTTGACCAGGTCGGTGCCGAGCAGCAGCCACTCCCCCTCGTCCAGGACCGCCCGGACCGAGCGGAGGAAGGCCGCTCGCTCGGCGGGGAGGAAGTTGCCGATCGTGCCGCCGAGGAAGGCCACCACCCGCGGCTGGCCGTCGGGCAGCAGGTCCAGGTGCTGGGTGAAGTCGCCGACGACCCCGCGAACCGTCAGGCCCGGGTAGTCCTTCGAGATCGCTTCGGCGGCCTCGGCCAGCGCGGATTCGGACACGTCGAGCGGGACGAACGCCTCCAGGGTGCCGTGCGCGGTGAGCGCGTCGAGCAGGAGCCGGGTCTTCTCGCTCGACCCCGAGCCGAGTTCGACGAGCGTGTGCGCGCCGGTCAGCTCCGCGACGTCGCCGGCGTGCGCGGCCAGCACCTCGCGCTCGCTGCGGGTCGGGTAGTACTCCGGCAGCTGGGTGATCTTCTCGAACAGCTCGCTGCCGTCGGCGTCGTAGAACCACTTGGGCGGCAGCCACTTCTGCTCCGCGGTCAGCCCGGCGACGACGTCGGCGCGCAGTTCCGCGGTGACGGCGTCGCCGGAGCGGTGGTGGTCGAGATCGACTTCGGTCATGACAGGGTGCCTTCCGGGGTCAGGGGAAGCAGGTCGACGCCGGCCGCGGTGGCGCGCACGGCGTGGTGGTCCGGGACGGGTCGCCAGCGCGGGTCGCCGTCGAGGGGTTCGGACGCCAGCAGCACGCCGGCCGGGGTCTCCAGCACGGACAACGCGTGCGTCCAGGTCGTGCCGATCAGCGTTTCGCCGTCGGTGAGCAGGAAGTTGAGCCGGGAGCCGGGCGCGGCCGCCTCGACGGCGGCGCTCAGCGCCGCCACCGCCGTCAGCGGGTCCTCCCCCGTGGCCAGCCGGGCCCGCAGCAGGGCCCAGAGCACGGCCGAATCCGTCGGCGCCTCCAGCGTCAGCAGTTCGGTGACCGGCAGGGTCTTGGCCAGTTCGGCCAGCGAGTCCGGGTAGCCCCGGACGACGCCGTTGTGGCTGAACAGCCAGGGGCCGGCGGTGAACGGCGCCGCGGCCGCCTCGGTCACCGGCAGGCCGGTGGTGCCGTTGCGGACCGCGGCGACGAACGCCCCCGCGGTCACCGCCGCGGCCAGCGACGGCAGCGTCTCATCCGTCCACAGTGGAGTCGAACGCCGGTGGCGCAGCGGCGGCGAGCCCGGGCCGGGGTACCAGCCCAGCCCGAACCCGTCGGCGTTCACCGAGCCGCCGCCGCGCATGTCCGCCGGCGCGTAGGACTGCACCAGCAGGGAATGCGGGGCGCGGAAGAGCACCTCGGCGGGCGAAAGCGGCTCGCCGAGGTAGCCGATGTGGCGGCACATGCGCCTACCCCACCTCGCCGGGTGGCGCGTCGCGGGCGGTGCGGAAGCCGGCGAAGATCTGCCGCCGGATCGGGTAGTCCCAGTTGCGGAACGTCCCCCGGATCGCCGCGGAGTCCGTGCCGAACGACCCGCCGCGCAGCACCTTGTGCTCCGGGCCGAAGAACACCTCGGAGTACTCCCGGTACGGGAAGGGCGCGAAGCCCGGGTAGCCGTGGAAATCGGTCGAAGTCCACTCCCAGACGTCGCCGATCAGCTGGTGCACGCCGGTCGGTGACGCGCCGGCCGGGTACGCCCCCGCCGGCGCCGGGCGCAGATGCCGCTGGCCGAGGTTGGCTTGCTCTGGGCCCGGTTCCTCGTCGCCCCAGGGGAACCGGCGCGACCGGCCGGTCGCCGGGTCGAACCGCGCCGCCTTCTCCCACTCCGCCTCGGTCGGCAGCCGCCGCCCGGCCCACGCCGCGTAGGCCTCGGCCTCGTAGTAGGAGACGTGCACGACCGGTTCGTCGGCGGGAATCCGCTCGTACACGCCGAAGCGGGTCCGCCACCAGCCGTCCTGCTCCCGCTTCCAGAACCTCGGCGCGGTGATGCCGTTGTCCTGCCGGTAGGCCCAGCCGGCCGGGCTCCACCACTGCCGGTCGTCGTAGCCGCCGCCGTCGAGGAATTCGACGTAGGCGGCGCACGTCACCGGCACCGTGTCCATCCAGAACGCGTCGACGGCGATCTCGTGCGCCGGGCGCTCGTTGTCCAACGCCCACGGCTCGGCCGACGTGCCCATCGTGAAGGCACCGCCGGGCACCAGGACCTCGGCCGGCAGCGCACCCGACCGCGCGGGCGGCGGCTCGGGCGCGTGCAGCACCGGGTCGCCCTTGCGCAGCTGGTGGGTGGCCAGCATCGTCTCGTCGTGCTGCTGCTCGTGCTGGGTGATCATGCCGAACGCGAACGCCTGCTCGGTCAGCCGCCGCCCCTCCATCGGCGCGTGTTCCAGCACGTCGAAGGCCTTCTCGCGGACCTGCTTGACGTACGCGCGGGCCTCGGCCGGCCCGAGCAGCGGCAGTTCCGGCCGGTCGGCGCGGGCGTGCTGGAAGGCGTCGTAGATGTCGTCGATGTCCGGCCGCAGCGGCTCGCGGCCGCCGACGTCCCGGACCAGCCACAGCTCCTCCTGGACGCCGATGTGCGCCAGGTCCCAGACCAGCGGCGACATCAGCTTCGAATGCTGGCGGACCAGGTCCTCGTCGTCGACCGCGTCGGTCAGCGCGACGCTGCGCGCCCGCGCCCTCGTCAGTGCTTCGGCCGCCCGGGCACGCAGGTCCTGCGCGCTCAGGTCACCCAGTGCTTCCGTGCTCATCCTTCGCTCCTCGATCGGTACGCGCGCGCCTGCACGCTCTCGCTGATCTCGGTGATCGACGCCTCCGCCAGCCCGGTCGCGGCCAGCTCGGCGCAGCCGAGGTCGGCCAGCACCGCGGCGGCGGCCGCCAGCTCCGGGTCGGCCAGGCCGCGCCGCGCCGCCGTGGTCCACCTGCCGCCGACCGGCGCGCAGATCTCGCGCACCTTCTCGACGGTGGCCGGCCGGGCGAGCAGGGCGGCCACCAGGGCCACCGGCGCCAGCCACTCCTCCGGCGGTTGCGCGTCGAGGTACCGGATCTCCAGGTACCCCTGCGGGCGGACCGGCGTGAACATGGTCGTGAGGTGGTAGTCGAGGTCGGCCACCGTCGGCCTCGGCAGCAGGGCGGCCGCACCCCGGCCGTCGATCCAGTCGGCGAACGTCAGCCCGTCGGGGGCGTCCCACGGCCGGTCGCCGCGGGGCAGCACCATCAGGGGGACGTCCATCAGGCGCCCGGCCCACGCGGCGGCCGGGTCATCGCCCGTGACGGCGGCCGTGCGCGTGCGCACCGCCTCCGTGTCGTGCACCGCCAGCCAGCGGGCCGAGGCGTGTCCCGTGTCCCGTCCGGCGTGGACGCGGGCGTTGGCGAAGAGGGCGAGCAGGGGCGGGCCCATCGCGTGCGCGGCCGCCCACCGCGCGGCGTAGTGCTCGGGCTCCCCCGCGTCGACGCAGACCTGCAGGCCGGCGGTGCTGCACATCATCGTGAGGCCGCCGGGACCGATCGGCGCGAACCGGCGCTCCATCGCCGCGTAGCGCGGGGTGTGGAGGAGCCGGCGGGGCGCCCGGTGGGCGTCGATGCCCGTTTCGCCCAGCACGAGGCCGTGCCGGGCGAGGCGGTCGCGCAGGTGGTGGAGGTCGGCTGTCACGGCTGCGTCGAGTTCACGCAGGGAGGCCTGGGGAAGAGCGGAGATCTCGACCTGGCACCCGGGTTCGAGGCTCACGGGCGAGCCGGCCGGGAGCGGCGAGGCGGGGCTGTCGGGGCGGAGCGTCCGCGGGGTGTGCGGACCCAGCGCCGTGGCGAGGACGTCGGGATCGAGGGGTCTTGCCGGGTCGTCGGCATGGTGCACGGTGAACTCCAGCTCCACGCCGGTCAGGCGGGGTGGCCCGTGCTTGAAACACACCGATGCGACGTACGCCTCGCCGGCCGCGCGGTCCGCCAGGACCCGCGCGGTGCGGTTCGACGCACTACCCGACTTCTCGGGGAAATCGTGCACCGCTTGCATGTCCGTTCCTGTTCCGTTCGGGAGAGGACTGGGGGAACTTCTCGCCTTCGGACGCTACACGCGGGGTACGACAAATTCAGGACGGATCTTGCGCCTCGGGAGGCGTTCACCACTCCGTAAGAAGTCCCTGATCAGGGCAAAGCGGGTTCGGTACCCAGCCCGAGCTCGGCCGCGGACGCCCGCACGGCGTCGATCACGAGGTGCAGTGCGGGGCGCCGGGACGCGGTGCGCCGGTAGGCGATCGACACCGTCCGCAGCAGCGGCGTGGTCAGCGTGACGACGTCGATGCCCGGCGGCCGCAGCTGCCGCAGACCGAGGTCGGAGACCAGGGTGATGCCCAGCCCGGCGCCCACCATCGCCATCGCCGTCGACTGCTCTTCGACCTCGTGGTTGATCTTCGGGCTGAAGCCGTGGCGCTGGCAGGCCGTGCG
Protein-coding sequences here:
- the egtD gene encoding L-histidine N(alpha)-methyltransferase, with the translated sequence MTEVDLDHHRSGDAVTAELRADVVAGLTAEQKWLPPKWFYDADGSELFEKITQLPEYYPTRSEREVLAAHAGDVAELTGAHTLVELGSGSSEKTRLLLDALTAHGTLEAFVPLDVSESALAEAAEAISKDYPGLTVRGVVGDFTQHLDLLPDGQPRVVAFLGGTIGNFLPAERAAFLRSVRAVLDEGEWLLLGTDLVKDSRILERAYDDAAGVTAEFDKNVLRVINARLGANFDPDEFDHVSHWDAENEWIEMRLRARRELTVEIPGADLTVIFAAGEHIRTEISAKFRPSGVEAELAAAGFALEHWWTDSQQRFGVSLARSVRG
- a CDS encoding glutamate-cysteine ligase family protein — encoded protein: MQAVHDFPEKSGSASNRTARVLADRAAGEAYVASVCFKHGPPRLTGVELEFTVHHADDPARPLDPDVLATALGPHTPRTLRPDSPASPLPAGSPVSLEPGCQVEISALPQASLRELDAAVTADLHHLRDRLARHGLVLGETGIDAHRAPRRLLHTPRYAAMERRFAPIGPGGLTMMCSTAGLQVCVDAGEPEHYAARWAAAHAMGPPLLALFANARVHAGRDTGHASARWLAVHDTEAVRTRTAAVTGDDPAAAWAGRLMDVPLMVLPRGDRPWDAPDGLTFADWIDGRGAAALLPRPTVADLDYHLTTMFTPVRPQGYLEIRYLDAQPPEEWLAPVALVAALLARPATVEKVREICAPVGGRWTTAARRGLADPELAAAAAVLADLGCAELAATGLAEASITEISESVQARAYRSRSEG
- the egtB gene encoding ergothioneine biosynthesis protein EgtB, with translation MSTEALGDLSAQDLRARAAEALTRARARSVALTDAVDDEDLVRQHSKLMSPLVWDLAHIGVQEELWLVRDVGGREPLRPDIDDIYDAFQHARADRPELPLLGPAEARAYVKQVREKAFDVLEHAPMEGRRLTEQAFAFGMITQHEQQHDETMLATHQLRKGDPVLHAPEPPPARSGALPAEVLVPGGAFTMGTSAEPWALDNERPAHEIAVDAFWMDTVPVTCAAYVEFLDGGGYDDRQWWSPAGWAYRQDNGITAPRFWKREQDGWWRTRFGVYERIPADEPVVHVSYYEAEAYAAWAGRRLPTEAEWEKAARFDPATGRSRRFPWGDEEPGPEQANLGQRHLRPAPAGAYPAGASPTGVHQLIGDVWEWTSTDFHGYPGFAPFPYREYSEVFFGPEHKVLRGGSFGTDSAAIRGTFRNWDYPIRRQIFAGFRTARDAPPGEVG
- the egtC gene encoding ergothioneine biosynthesis protein EgtC, with protein sequence MCRHIGYLGEPLSPAEVLFRAPHSLLVQSYAPADMRGGGSVNADGFGLGWYPGPGSPPLRHRRSTPLWTDETLPSLAAAVTAGAFVAAVRNGTTGLPVTEAAAAPFTAGPWLFSHNGVVRGYPDSLAELAKTLPVTELLTLEAPTDSAVLWALLRARLATGEDPLTAVAALSAAVEAAAPGSRLNFLLTDGETLIGTTWTHALSVLETPAGVLLASEPLDGDPRWRPVPDHHAVRATAAGVDLLPLTPEGTLS